Below is a genomic region from Candidatus Desulfarcum epimagneticum.
TGTTAAATAAAAGATCAGCCGTTCCAAGACATAATGAAATCAGAAATATTTTAGCAATAAAGATATGCAAAGACCTCGGAATTCCCAAAATAAAAAACTGAAGATTTTATTTTTCCTTTTAAAAAAATCAAATTCATCATAGCGAGACAAATTGAAGGGGATAATGGACAAAGGGGAAATTATAAATTATTGGACAAAAAGCTCTGACAAAGATTTCAAAACTATGAATAATCTTTTTGCCTCGAAAGATTATGCGTGGTGCCTGTTTATTGGTCACCTTGTCATTGAGAAATTGCTGAAAGCATACTACGTCAAACATGTTGACACAGCGACACCCCACGTTCACAATCTACTGATGATCGCCG
It encodes:
- a CDS encoding DNA-binding protein encodes the protein MDKGEIINYWTKSSDKDFKTMNNLFASKDYAWCLFIGHLVIEKLLKAYYVKHVDTATPHVHNLLMIAEKSSLTLTENQKDFLQTVTRFNIQARYDDFKFEFHQKCSKAFTQEWVEKIKEFREWIKNELMTS